ATTAGGTATATACCAAAGGCAAGCACTATCATCTGGCCAATGTTTGCCGAAAATCCATATACCGGCATAAAGATGTTGTTGGCAACACCAGCCTTGATGGCGGTTTGGTAGGTTCGCTGGTTTACCTCGTTAAAGCGACTTCTGAAGTAATCGCGCCGGTTGAATGCCAGTATTACCTTAAAGTTGTTGAGGCTTTCCTGAATTTCGGCACTCAAACCACCCACTGCCTTAAGGTTTGCTGCATTTCTACGTTTCACCCAAGGCGAAATGCTCCGGGTGAAAAGGATAATCACCACCGCCGGTAGTAGAGCTGCAAGTCCAAGTTCAAAGTTGATGCTGAGCAGGAATATGGCCGAGCCCACCATGGTGAATATGCTCCCAATGAACTGCATCAGCGACTGTGAGAAAAACTGGTTGAGCTTGTCCGTGTCGTTGTTGATTCTCGATATGAGGTCGCCCGCCTTGTTTTGGTTGAAGAAGTCAACAGGCAGCTCCTGCAGCTTGGTGAACACGGCATTCCTTAGGCTGAATAGCATGCGCTGCCCAACGCCACCCATCATTTTTATTTGAAGGTAGTTGGTAAAGAAGGCTGTGATATACATAACCAGCAGGATGCTTGTAAACAGCAGCACTCCCTTGTAAACTTTTGCCTGTATGTAGGTGTCTATAGTGTGGCCAATAAGGTAGGGTCCCAGCAGGTTCAACGCCGCATTCACCACAATGGCAATCAGTGCAAATATTAGGGTGCGCTTCTCCTCCCGAATGAGCGAGTAAAGTTTTTTAAATGCTGTTATTCCCAGCTTCTTCTTCTGCTCCTTGTCGGCCAGCTGGTTGAGGTTATAGTTCATAGTGACTGGTGCTCTTTTGTGAGTTGGAAATCTGCACGTACTCTGCACAGCTCTCGGTTAGTTCCTTGTGCGTGCCTGTTGCTATAAGCTCTCCCTGCATCAGCAGGATAATCTGCTCGAAATGCTTTACCGACGATACCTTTTGGGTAACCGAAACGAGGGTTAGCTCGGGGTAGTTGTTTTCGAGGTTGCAGAGAATCTTCTTCTCCGTTTTCCTATCCACCCTAGCGGTGAAGTCATCCAGAAACAGAATCTTTGGGTTGAGAGCCAGCGCACGCGCCAGCATAATTCGTTGCTTTTGTCCTCCCGACAGGTTGGTTCCCCTTTCGGAGATCACCGTCTCCAGCTTCTCGGGCAGCGATTCAACGAAGTCGGTGAGCTCTGCCGTTTCCAACGCCTTGTTCATCATCTCCTCGGTCACCGTTTCGCTAAAGGCTATGTTTTCCCTCAGGCTCATGTTAAAGATGGCGCTGTCCTGAAACACGTAGCCTATTTGGTGGTGGAACGACTCCTTGTCGTAATCGGTAATTGGTTTCCCGTCGAACTCAATCGATCCTGAATCGGGTGAAACCAAGCTGGTGAGCAGGTATAACAGCTGACTCTTGCCCGCTGCCGTGGGCCCGATAATGGCCGTATGGCTTTTCCCTTTAATGGAGAAGGAGATGTTGTTTAGTATGGGCTTACCCTTGTAGGCAAGGTTGACGTTTTTAAGTTCGATTTTGCCGCTCAGCTCGCTTACTATAGTTCCGTTTTCTTCCGGTTCCTTCACCTCCATAACCTCGTAAATGCGCGAGTAGGATGCCGATGCCTGCGCAATAATATTGCTCATAAACCCAATCATTATGATGGGAAATATGAGCAGCGCTATGTAGCTGTTGAAGGCGGCAAAGTTACCGAGGGTCATGCTGCCGTTCACCACAAAGTGGCCACCCAGCGCAAGAACCGTTAGTAGGGCGAGGTTGGCAACAAAGGTAATAACGGGAATAAGTATGGAAAAAAGCCGGAGGATGGCTAGCCCCAAGTTTTTTGCATCGGTGTTGGCTGCCAGAAATTTATCGTATTCGGGTTGCTGCGAGTTCATCACCCTGATGAGCGCTGCGCCCATAATGCTTTCGCTGATTACCTTGTTGAGCCAATCGATAACCGCGCGGCTCTGCTTAAAGAGGGGCCTCACCCTCATTAGCACAAGGTAGAAGGTGCCTCCAATAATGGGTATAATTACAATAATGGCCAGGGCCAGCTTCCAGTCGATGAGGAGCAGCATAACGCAGGTGCCCACAATCATGAATATGGACGAGGCGATAATCACCACCGCCTGCGCCACAAACATCTTAATGGAGTCGATGTCGGAGGTGAGGTTAGTAAGCAGCTTGGAGGGGTTGGCGTTGATAATATACTCGTAGCTCTGTCCCGCTATTTTATCGGCAATCCGCGTTCGAAGGTCCCGCGCCACCCTCTCCGATGCATAGGTTTGGATAATACTCTGCAGGTAGGTGAATATAAATATTACCATGGCAGCCACCATAAACTCCACCACCACCGTTTTCATCACAAAATTGCCCGCCGAAAAGGAGTCGATGGCCCCAGAAATAATTTTGGGAATAAATAGGTTGACGGCGTTGCTGGCCAGCGCAAATATCAGGAGAAACACAATCATTACCCTGTAGGGTTTTAGCAGGTTGAATACGCTTGGCCCCTTTGGTTTACCCGGTTTTGCTTGTTTTAATTTTTTACCCATTCTGAGTGATCTCTGAAATACAATGACAAATGAAACGGAAAAGAGTTTTCAAAACTAAGCTAAATCGACCAATAAGTGAATTTTGCCGATAAAAGGGGAGGGGAAAAAGTCGGAAGGCTGGAGTTGCGCCGTGGCGGACCTAAAGACTAAAGGCTACAACTTTTTTAGTGACGAGTAACGGGGTGATGGTTTACAGAAAGTGTAGAGTGGTTAGTAACCTTTGCCATCTTATTATTAAAATATTATACTCAATTTTTATTCTAGAGCCTCATCAGAACGAGGACGCATGTTGATTCAAATGCACAATAATATTTTTTAATTAGATACCTTAATTCCATTGTGTGTTGTGTTTATTCATATTTCATTCATGGCTTTTAATAATCCATGTTTCCAATCTTTTACATAATTATCCTTTTCGTAATTAAGGTCTTTATTTGTCAAATCTATGAAGTAATTTACTAATCCATCCCAATTATCAAGTTGGCCTTTGTCATGCAATTTCCACCCAATTTCTTCTATTGTCCAATTTGACTTCGCTGAATTACGAATCATCGAAGTGGTTATCCAATTACTCTCATTGTCCAGTCCACCTCTTGTAATTGGAATTAAATGGTCAATTGTCGGAAATAAATCCCAGTAAATCATGTGAGTTTCTGACATTTTCCAATTTCTGTGATATTTAAAAATATCTGGAAACTCAATTGTCAATATCTTAATCAATCCGGGAAATAGTAATTTTTCACCCGAATATCTATCAATGAATCCATCATTTAGAAAAACACTACACATTTGATATTTTGAATATTGTCTTTTGTGAGGTAAATTCTCAATGAATGGGTAGTTTTCATTAGCAAAATCAATACAGTCCTGCTTTTTGTTATCTAACAATAATTCGCATATATTCTTAATCAACAAAGTT
The genomic region above belongs to Williamwhitmania sp. and contains:
- a CDS encoding ABC transporter ATP-binding protein codes for the protein MGKKLKQAKPGKPKGPSVFNLLKPYRVMIVFLLIFALASNAVNLFIPKIISGAIDSFSAGNFVMKTVVVEFMVAAMVIFIFTYLQSIIQTYASERVARDLRTRIADKIAGQSYEYIINANPSKLLTNLTSDIDSIKMFVAQAVVIIASSIFMIVGTCVMLLLIDWKLALAIIVIIPIIGGTFYLVLMRVRPLFKQSRAVIDWLNKVISESIMGAALIRVMNSQQPEYDKFLAANTDAKNLGLAILRLFSILIPVITFVANLALLTVLALGGHFVVNGSMTLGNFAAFNSYIALLIFPIIMIGFMSNIIAQASASYSRIYEVMEVKEPEENGTIVSELSGKIELKNVNLAYKGKPILNNISFSIKGKSHTAIIGPTAAGKSQLLYLLTSLVSPDSGSIEFDGKPITDYDKESFHHQIGYVFQDSAIFNMSLRENIAFSETVTEEMMNKALETAELTDFVESLPEKLETVISERGTNLSGGQKQRIMLARALALNPKILFLDDFTARVDRKTEKKILCNLENNYPELTLVSVTQKVSSVKHFEQIILLMQGELIATGTHKELTESCAEYVQISNSQKSTSHYEL